In Candidatus Bathyarchaeota archaeon, one genomic interval encodes:
- the psmB gene encoding archaeal proteasome endopeptidase complex subunit beta, with the protein MSQNNAVNQLVLKGTTTIGVVCKDGVILASDTRVTMGFYVAHKFGKKVYKIDDHLGMTIAGTVADAQRVVDILTANAQLYKINMNRPMPVKSAARLVANLLFSARYIPLATQVLVGGIDDTGPHVYNLDPYGSLNEEKSVSTGSGSPIAYGILEDKYREGMTITELLPIIVKAVNAAMKRDVASGNNYNITVIDKNGYRELSDEEKHNLSKVGS; encoded by the coding sequence ATGTCACAAAACAATGCAGTTAACCAGTTAGTCCTCAAAGGAACAACCACGATAGGTGTCGTCTGCAAAGATGGCGTAATTTTAGCTTCAGATACACGAGTAACCATGGGCTTCTATGTTGCACATAAATTTGGCAAAAAAGTCTACAAGATTGATGACCATTTAGGCATGACAATTGCTGGAACCGTCGCCGACGCACAACGGGTAGTTGACATCCTGACAGCAAACGCCCAACTCTACAAAATAAACATGAACAGACCAATGCCCGTCAAATCTGCCGCAAGGCTTGTAGCAAACCTGCTTTTCTCAGCCCGCTATATACCCTTAGCAACACAGGTTCTAGTCGGCGGAATAGATGACACTGGACCCCACGTCTACAACCTGGACCCATATGGAAGTTTAAACGAGGAAAAATCGGTTTCAACAGGCTCAGGCTCACCAATCGCTTACGGCATACTTGAAGACAAGTATCGTGAAGGCATGACCATCACCGAATTATTACCAATTATTGTAAAAGCTGTAAATGCTGCTATGAAGCGTGACGTTGCAAGCGGCAACAATTATAACATTACTGTAATCGACAAAAACGGTTACAGAGAATTATCAGACGAAGAAAAACATAATCTTTCCAAAGTAGGAAGCTAA
- the queC gene encoding 7-cyano-7-deazaguanine synthase QueC gives MAGKLENKKCVVVLSGGPDSAVVAYWAKKQGYQIYPITFKYGQIAQKETESAQSIAEKLGATTKIIDLSTLKEVFGGVTSLCNTDIPLTSEFSPPIIVPFRNAIFLSVAVAYAVSVGADKIFYGAQGSDEPFYPDCRREFYEAFEKAAQLGTCQEITIKAPFSGMQKSDLIKLGAELGVPFELTWSCYLNGAKHCGKCESCLNRQKAFKDAGVSDPTAYGN, from the coding sequence ATGGCTGGGAAATTAGAAAACAAAAAATGTGTGGTAGTGCTCAGCGGTGGACCAGACTCAGCCGTTGTTGCTTATTGGGCAAAAAAACAAGGCTACCAAATCTACCCCATAACCTTCAAGTATGGACAAATCGCCCAGAAAGAAACCGAGAGCGCCCAAAGTATCGCTGAAAAACTAGGTGCAACCACAAAAATTATTGACCTCTCAACGCTTAAAGAGGTGTTTGGTGGTGTAACCTCGCTCTGCAACACTGACATCCCTTTGACATCTGAGTTCAGTCCGCCAATAATCGTGCCCTTCCGCAATGCAATTTTTCTCTCAGTAGCCGTAGCTTATGCGGTTTCTGTTGGTGCAGACAAGATTTTCTATGGCGCCCAAGGTTCCGATGAACCGTTTTATCCTGATTGCCGAAGAGAATTCTACGAGGCATTCGAGAAGGCGGCACAGCTGGGCACTTGTCAAGAAATCACTATCAAAGCGCCTTTTAGTGGCATGCAAAAGTCAGATTTGATAAAGCTTGGCGCTGAACTGGGTGTACCCTTTGAATTAACGTGGTCATGCTACCTCAACGGTGCCAAACACTGTGGCAAATGCGAGTCCTGTTTGAACCGCCAAAAAGCCTTCAAAGACGCAGGCGTCAGCGACCCAACTGCATATGGCAATTAG
- a CDS encoding QueT transporter family protein, protein MTIRSKDLALIAMYAALYAALVVVLGGFSYGPIQVRVADALVAVVPLLGVAGVLGHTLGVFIANMFSPAGLLDLLNTIPSFVMAFVVWYVYKRTSNDYTVIGTCIAYSAVLGTTVGWMLSYLYELPLLPTIAYVAIGNTIASVLIGWPLFKVLKRIGVFQRWLGN, encoded by the coding sequence TTGACGATACGTTCGAAAGATTTGGCTTTAATAGCGATGTATGCTGCTCTGTATGCAGCGTTAGTAGTTGTTTTAGGCGGCTTTTCTTATGGGCCTATTCAGGTTCGTGTTGCAGACGCGTTGGTGGCAGTTGTTCCCTTGCTTGGTGTTGCCGGCGTTTTAGGTCATACACTTGGGGTCTTTATTGCAAACATGTTCTCGCCAGCTGGTTTACTTGATTTGCTCAATACTATTCCGTCGTTTGTCATGGCTTTCGTCGTTTGGTATGTTTACAAGCGGACAAGCAATGATTATACGGTGATTGGAACCTGCATCGCCTACTCGGCGGTCTTGGGTACAACTGTCGGCTGGATGCTCTCCTACCTATACGAGTTGCCTTTGCTTCCAACAATTGCTTATGTTGCTATTGGAAATACCATTGCAAGTGTGCTCATTGGTTGGCCTCTCTTTAAGGTATTAAAAAGAATTGGAGTGTTCCAAAGATGGCTGGGAAATTAG
- a CDS encoding InlB B-repeat-containing protein, with product GAIVCSAYNLANSGRTLSYARVGFSYSDAPSAATTTIYIDEVTIDTSTTPPAEYTLTINVSGSGSVTKNPNQATYTSGSTVQLTATPNAGYTFTGWSGDLTGTTNPANITMNSNKVVTATFAPTSPTQYTLTVNVVGNGSVTKNPDQATYTSGTTVQLTAVPAAGYEFTGWSGDLTGTTNPATIIMNGNKTVTATFTLSSSHLLEDTFEMGTLALWDGTDGGASISTTSPYQGTYHLSCSLSSGANNVWAGAYKSITGTNPAYLSAYVRFNAPPDTNEEDQWALAFTQSTAGNALAYAGIRQVGGTLYWAIWYYSGASLVYQTSSIAYTSGWHSLKLGINRGTTNGWVEFYVDGALVCSAYNLNNSGRTLSYARVGFSYSDAPSAAATTIYIDNVTIDG from the coding sequence CGGCGCAATAGTCTGCTCAGCATACAACTTGGCTAACAGCGGCAGAACACTCAGTTACGCTAGAGTCGGCTTTAGCTACTCAGATGCACCCTCAGCAGCAACCACAACAATCTACATAGACGAAGTAACAATTGACACCTCCACAACGCCGCCGGCAGAGTACACTTTGACGATTAATGTTTCTGGCAGTGGCTCCGTTACAAAGAATCCTAACCAAGCAACCTATACTTCTGGGTCAACAGTTCAGTTAACCGCAACACCAAACGCAGGCTACACATTCACTGGTTGGAGCGGAGATTTAACAGGCACCACCAATCCGGCAAACATAACGATGAACAGCAACAAAGTTGTAACTGCAACTTTTGCGCCGACCTCGCCAACACAATACACGTTAACAGTAAATGTTGTTGGCAATGGGTCAGTAACAAAGAATCCAGACCAAGCAACCTATACATCAGGCACCACAGTACAATTAACTGCCGTTCCCGCCGCGGGCTACGAGTTCACAGGATGGAGCGGAGACCTGACTGGAACTACCAACCCAGCAACAATCATCATGAATGGGAACAAAACTGTAACCGCAACCTTCACATTATCCTCAAGCCATTTGCTGGAAGATACTTTTGAGATGGGCACCTTGGCACTTTGGGATGGAACAGACGGTGGTGCTTCAATTTCCACTACCAGCCCATATCAAGGAACATATCATCTCAGTTGCAGTCTATCTTCTGGCGCAAACAATGTTTGGGCAGGAGCATACAAGAGCATAACAGGAACAAACCCAGCATACCTGAGCGCTTATGTACGGTTCAACGCGCCGCCAGACACCAACGAAGAAGACCAATGGGCACTAGCCTTCACCCAGAGCACAGCAGGAAACGCCCTAGCCTACGCAGGAATACGACAGGTGGGTGGAACGCTTTATTGGGCGATATGGTATTATTCTGGAGCCAGTTTGGTCTATCAAACCTCAAGCATAGCCTATACTAGCGGCTGGCACAGTTTAAAGCTTGGAATAAATCGGGGGACAACAAACGGTTGGGTAGAATTCTATGTTGACGGAGCATTGGTTTGTTCAGCATACAACCTAAACAATAGCGGTAGAACACTCAGTTATGCAAGAGTTGGCTTTAGCTACTCAGACGCCCCATCCGCAGCAGCCACAACAATCTACATAGACAACGTAACAATCGATGGCTAA